Genomic window (Plasmodium knowlesi strain H genome assembly, chromosome: 9):
CGAATAATGTGAACGAAGATTCCCAGTCGGAAGAACAATCTAAACCGCTGAGCGAAGAAACAGAAGCAGCAggagaaatgataaaaaaaggaaaaaaaagaatatgctTAAATAACCGAAGTGACATGAAcatttacaaaaaggaaaaaaaagaaaaaacgaaaaggaaattatttgTCCATGAATATTGTCTCCCATCCAAAACGGCAAGGAATATTCTTAACGATGAAGAGAATTATgacatggaggaaaaaaatgtagacgtCGAGGAGATGGTCGATCGAATGCTAGAAGAATGTGAATTCTGGGACAATGATAAAataacacccatacagttTAAGAGTGTGATATATAAgtatgatttttttctctatgtATTTTTCAGTTGTCTCCATGAAGACATATGGGGGCTTCAAGGAAATGTTCTCTACGGCAGAGACTACATTAGCAACTTTGTAATTAAATCAGAAAATTTTAAGACCAAGCAAATTGATCAGAACGAGGAAGTAATTACCGAAGAAGTTTATTTTAAGATTAGGCAGCTCTTCATTATCCAGGCCCCTGACTACAACTGCCTAAATGATAATTTGTGCGTGAATTTTCTAAAGGGAAAACAGGGGGGCGGCCACAAAGGGGGGAGCGACGACGAAGGCGGAACGAGCGAACATACCGATAAGGACAAAAATGATCTTGGAGCGAgcaagagaaaaggaaaaatggataaTGGGAACAAGTTGGTTAATTTTGCTCTACCGAGCGGAGAAGAAACGACAGGGGTTGTAGGGGGGATCGGGAAGAGGATGGAGAACCAGAAGGGAGACACTGGTgcagaggggggaaatgagGAGAACACTGAATTGTGTGCTAGCGTTACTGGAAAATCTTCTACGGAGGCGCCCACAGAAGATGTGGAGGGGCACGAAAAGAGAGAAGCAATTATCACCTTAAGCGAGCACGCGGTGAATCCGACGGACACCGTGGATGGGGTAGACGCCGCTTTGGAGACCGCCCCATCCAGGTATTCAGGAATTCCCCAAGAGAATAAGGAAGAAACGAAGGTTGAGCAAACATATGAACAGAAGGAAGGAGCCGAAAAAGTGAGCGAAACGAATGGAAATTCCCACGGTGTTGAGAAAAGTGAGGAGGCgatggaggaggaggagaagaagaggcttgatgggaagaagaaaattgcgGAATGTTTCAACGCTGTTCTCAGGCAGAAAGGTATGCACGAGGTGAACATCGGAAAGGGAGGCGTCAAGGATGGCGTCCAGCCGAGCAACCAGCCGAGCAACCAACCGAGCAACCAACCGAGCAACCAACCGAGCAACCAACCGAACAACCAGCCGAGCAACCAGCCGAGCAACCAGCCGAGCAACCAGCCGAACAAACAGCcaagtgaggaaaaaatgatcatGGCCCTGGAAGACATAAAGAATAAGACAGGCTACGAATGCGACTTCAACCTGTTGACCAATTCCCTGAacgatattttttccaaagaaaTTGTGGAGTTTATCAAGGCTTCCAGAACTAGTTTCAACATTAACGAGGTGTGGAAGGAGCGAAATTCACACTGCAAGGACAAGTACAAGAAGGCCAGAAGGAACATCGAGAAGACAAGAAATTATTCGAACGGTGCGCACTGcgggaagaagagaaagaagccCCTCTTGAATACCGGGTTAAGTTTCGAGGGGGTGAATTCGATCGAGGGGGAGAACATGGTGCAGAATGGTCCACCATCAGTTAACGGAGCGATGGAGAAAAGCACCTCCATCGTGGAGATCCAGAATTTGGAAAAGGTTGATCTTGTAGAAGGATTAGGCATATCGGAGAGGAAGGCAGAGGTTAATTTGGAATCCGTGAAGGAGGAAGTCGTGGAGCCAGTAGCTGCGGAAGCTCCGAGCGAAGAACCTCCCGCCGATCCAAGCGAGGCCCAATTCGCCAACCACCATGCCCAcgagggaaagaagaagaaaaaacacgTGAAAGACGTTAACCTGTACTCGTGTCCGAACTGCAAGGGGCCCTTCCTGATGTGCCCCAACTGTCACGGAAGGTACCCGAGGTTCTGTGTGAACGAAGACAAAATCGCCATGGAGTGCGAGTATTGCGAATGCGAACATTGCTACTTCTACAAGTGCATCTACTGCAACTTCGACTTCCAGAAATGTCTAGACATGattaaaaagaattcattgaaggaaggaatcCTTTACAAAATAGGGAAACATCTTCATCAGTTTAAGGCAAGGTATTACATCCTCTTTGATAATCTGTTGTATTATTACGATAAgcagaaaaatttaaaaccCCGAGGATTCATGTTTCTGGAAGGTTGCTATGTAGAAGTTATCTCGAAAAATGATCATGTTAATAAGTTTGGATTTTCTATATGTCATAAGGGAACCAATCAAGTACAGAGGAGAAACCTGTACGTGAATACATATGAGGAGAGAGAGGAGTGGTTACAGGCTTTGTATTCGACGACGAAGCAGAACACGTTGTACAATCTGTATGAATTACATGAACAATTAGGACAAGGAAAGTTTTCTACCGTGTATCGAGGAATCAACAAGCAGACAAATTCTGAGTTTGCAATAAAAGTTATTGATAAAAGATCAGTTTCAATTTATGAGAAGGAATTGTTGCGTAGTGAGATATCCATTTTAAGGCTCCTCCGACATCCCAATGTTATTTATTTGAAGGAGATTATTAATACAAAGGAAACTCTGTATATCTCCATGGAGTTAGTAAAAGGAGGAGAGTTATATGATTTCTTACTGACGGAGACGAGACTTAGTGAGATTCACGCGAACAAAATTATCACGCAGTTAATAAAGACAGTAGCATATCTGCACAGATGTGGAATTATACATAGGGATATAAAACCTGAGAACATACTACTTACAGATAAATCTAGGGACGCGCAAATAAAGTTAACCGACTTTGGCTTATCCACCTTGTGTGCTCCAAACGAATTGTTAAAGGAACCCTGTGGTACACTAGCCTATGTAGCTCCCGAAGTCATCACTCTACAGGGTTATAACCACAAGGTAGATGCTTGGTCCATAGGAATTATACTGTACTTGCTTCTGAGTGGAAAGCTTCCCTTTCCAATTAGTAAAAACACAGAAATGAATTTACAAAAGAATTATGTTCTCACCTTTAAAGACCACGTATGGAAGAGCATCTCCTCATCAGCCAAAGATCTCATTTCCAAGCTTTTAGAACTTAACGTTGAGAAGAGAATATCAGCCAATGAAGCTTTGGAGCACATTTGGATAAAGAACCCCACTGCAGTCATTAATGAAAATTCGTTTAtctacaaaaatgaagaaattaatattttaaatttacaGGATGTTAGTGTTAGCACCTTTAACATACCCAAGTATGccccttttcatttggaAGACGAGAAGACGGAGGAAgtagaaaacaaaaatgtttttagCTTCAACAAGGAAGATATTATGTATGAAAAGAATGACTCCGCTGACGAACCAGTTATCCCTCTGCCTTATAGCGGTGCCCCTTTGAAGGATAATGCTACTGACAAAAACACAGTTCCCCAAGCGAGCGAAATTTCGTTCACCAAAGAGGAAGTACCCACAAAAGAGGGGAATATACTCAGTGAACATTCTAAAGACCAAATATCCCCTTCAGAAATACCAAACGGTGATCAGCCGGAGGAACCAACTCCTTGTGAGGATCAGCAAactggagggaaaaaaactcCCATTGGATATACCACTGAGGAGGGGGGTGATCGTCGTCCGATcggttcattttcttctctccccGGGTGACACGcatcagaaggaaaaaacgaaaaaaaaaaaaaaaaaacctcaaGGGAAAATACGTGGGAATGGGAACGGATTAATATGTTAGTTTGAAATTAACGTTGGGTCGTTTTGTAACTCCATACGTGAATAATTTATGAATGTGTGAGAGGATCACATGCTTGTGGGTTCCATTCTGTGGAGTTAAACAAGCGTGACGGATATACCCTACTATGTATCCCGGATTCCGGTccacttcactttttttttttttttttttttttttttttttttttttgcttcaccATCTCTTTGTAAAAGTTTGAAGAAGACGTGCATGCGTCATTTGCTTTGAGACGGTTGGGAAGGGTTCTTCGCATTCTTTGCAGAATGGGCGATTGCATTCAACAGTTGACAGGTCCAAGCGTACCTGCCATGCATATATCAGTGTTGTAGATATGcgtaagggaaaaagaagtagGCCAAATGGTTTACTCcacgtgtttttttttttgtatacctTTTTTACATGACCTTTGCTTGGCCCATACTTGGCGATTATTTTGTTATTCTTttcactttgttttttttttccattttgaaataATTCTTGTCACCTTCCTTGTCTCGGGCAAGAAAGAGCGCCTAGAAGTCATCCCCCACATGATgggacctttttttttttttttttttttttttctctcgtccatttatatatgcaaaaCGTATGCTCTTTTGGACAGCGTGGATGCGAAAACGAATGTCCGTGGGGGTGCTAATTCGAGAACCACTTCCTGCACGAAGGGAAACGCCGATGTGTTTTGCTCACTCCCTTATGCACGAGTCAGTCGACCCGTGTGAAACGCATAGATCCAAGACTAACCAGTTAAGATGAAGTTATTCAAAACGGTTGTAAGATAGTTAACTCATCTCGCGGAGAGACCCCACTTTGTGTGTGTTTACTAATCCGCTTTTGTTTCT
Coding sequences:
- a CDS encoding calcium-dependent protein kinase 7, putative, which gives rise to MGLQTEKDKEKEDQKKNFKICSKKFETDELEVLKKIFKELGSRSVSNQIDKETFLQFFPLPGLWGERLFLKFNFKNTGYIDFEEFIIGIAICCRGTKSDKINVLFDIFDLNSDGYIQKSEMVAMLSNIPYIDKLKSVFFNKKDKRKNKSFDGEYRTNDNLHDTIEGEEYDHKDEMKNGDFNGGHNGDHPEVYRYGEIYGYSNGENDDNEDDSNYSNSYKGDNDDEDEDDDDNSDDEDYDNDEGYCHEEHVSATAVGSIPGSGSGVGTNDASANGVTNCSKCLQQQRRMQKRKKLLNMRELAKKIRKEKKHQLERCMKGIRNGSYERNDSFNECERKCKKEKEKNKSPKKDSIFKSESEDNMNTSSSSTSNGFINEEMDYSIVNKKKSLRSKTKKKASRYLANFKSGNNNIGFMSSTSDSYTSNDTNSFLSTEEVDSFNSNKEQRNGSDSYTSSSTEDSFISIYGYLIKNKQTRRRKKKKSLPDRGVDHGGDKLSANRKVEQGADRGKDNGREKNTPQGRNELCQEEAGCAQDGGAYVNGAEANGTKVNGTKVNGTKVNGTKVNGTNNVNEDSQSEEQSKPLSEETEAAGEMIKKGKKRICLNNRSDMNIYKKEKKEKTKRKLFVHEYCLPSKTARNILNDEENYDMEEKNVDVEEMVDRMLEECEFWDNDKITPIQFKSVIYKYDFFLYVFFSCLHEDIWGLQGNVLYGRDYISNFVIKSENFKTKQIDQNEEVITEEVYFKIRQLFIIQAPDYNCLNDNLCVNFLKGKQGGGHKGGSDDEGGTSEHTDKDKNDLGASKRKGKMDNGNKLVNFALPSGEETTGVVGGIGKRMENQKGDTGAEGGNEENTELCASVTGKSSTEAPTEDVEGHEKREAIITLSEHAVNPTDTVDGVDAALETAPSRYSGIPQENKEETKVEQTYEQKEGAEKVSETNGNSHGVEKSEEAMEEEEKKRLDGKKKIAECFNAVLRQKGMHEVNIGKGGVKDGVQPSNQPSNQPSNQPSNQPSNQPNNQPSNQPSNQPSNQPNKQPSEEKMIMALEDIKNKTGYECDFNLLTNSLNDIFSKEIVEFIKASRTSFNINEVWKERNSHCKDKYKKARRNIEKTRNYSNGAHCGKKRKKPLLNTGLSFEGVNSIEGENMVQNGPPSVNGAMEKSTSIVEIQNLEKVDLVEGLGISERKAEVNLESVKEEVVEPVAAEAPSEEPPADPSEAQFANHHAHEGKKKKKHVKDVNLYSCPNCKGPFLMCPNCHGRYPRFCVNEDKIAMECEYCECEHCYFYKCIYCNFDFQKCLDMIKKNSLKEGILYKIGKHLHQFKARYYILFDNLLYYYDKQKNLKPRGFMFLEGCYVEVISKNDHVNKFGFSICHKGTNQVQRRNLYVNTYEEREEWLQALYSTTKQNTLYNLYELHEQLGQGKFSTVYRGINKQTNSEFAIKVIDKRSVSIYEKELLRSEISILRLLRHPNVIYLKEIINTKETLYISMELVKGGELYDFLLTETRLSEIHANKIITQLIKTVAYLHRCGIIHRDIKPENILLTDKSRDAQIKLTDFGLSTLCAPNELLKEPCGTLAYVAPEVITLQGYNHKVDAWSIGIILYLLLSGKLPFPISKNTEMNLQKNYVLTFKDHVWKSISSSAKDLISKLLELNVEKRISANEALEHIWIKNPTAVINENSFIYKNEEINILNLQDVSVSTFNIPKYAPFHLEDEKTEEVENKNVFSFNKEDIMYEKNDSADEPVIPLPYSGAPLKDNATDKNTVPQASEISFTKEEVPTKEGNILSEHSKDQISPSEIPNGDQPEEPTPCEDQQTGGKKTPIGYTTEEGGDRRPIGSFSSLPG